Proteins found in one Megachile rotundata isolate GNS110a chromosome 14, iyMegRotu1, whole genome shotgun sequence genomic segment:
- the LOC100880155 gene encoding uncharacterized protein LOC100880155 has protein sequence MGERTVRLLCKLSIFSFFIFFIKMSNAASVPGTKNIIDTIKNDKNLQCKLPESVYDSSIIKDCHNLTYPENTTKIKDLDPDILKKTILCIAFHDMLYKVCSSNMTSQIPNDNAKFQSYIEKFYPENDESHRIKFCENIKSVKVSNKQLLPLLSLIHLNESTVCHATCFNIQGNFNPPCAIFALSKKIDEDIRNINKSHQTQSQTSTVTNGVQQSKSLSESLNPVQTSSHANANDNTAVEPQTTDIKTGVVSESKIPQKENSDKMPVDLDKTPENSKKISNNQATSSKNQDKTTENQSKTLEKQDKIPEDLDKAPENKDNAPEFEDVPENQGNAPENESNMPENEGNAGENLGNAPENNINDDEKNKKDANDIKTSTISENTQNQENSVNQDEWNRLVDDKSSYDTNDVSDHAVDTAIMPEPEQRNIISRYHSIRSGERSHFFTYFTVFSLISIAAYVGYHNKQKILAMVLEGRRSRSNRGRRRPSTANYRKLDCTLEEAVTSQCNANVTHVIY, from the exons atgggAGAACGTACGGTTCGTTTACTCTGTAAGCTTAGTATTTTcagctttttcatttttttcataaaaatgtcAAATGCAGCAAGTGTCCCAGgaactaaaaatattattgacactataaaaaatgacaaaaatttgcAATGTAAATTGCCAGAGTCTGTATATGATAGCAGTATTATAAAGGATTGTCATAATTTAACATATCCTGAAAACACAACTAAAATTAAAGATCTAGATCCAGATATACTAAAAAAGACTATTTTGTGCATAGCATTTCATGACATGTTATACAAGGTTTGTTCATCTAATATGacttctcaaataccaaatgaCAATGctaaatttcaatcatacattgaAAAATTCTACCCTGAGAATGATGAATCGCATAGGATCAAGttttgtgaaaatattaaaagtgttaaagtttcaaataaacAATTGCTACCATTGTTATCTCTGATACATTTGAATGAAAGTACTGTATGTCATGCTACATGCTTCAACATACAAGGAAATTTTAATCCACCTTGTGCAATATTTGCTTTGAGTAAAAAAATTGACGAGGATATAAGAAATATAAACAAATCTCATCAAACACAGTCTCAAACTTCAACAGTAACTAATGGAGTACAGCAGTCTAAGAGTTTAAGCGAAAGTTTAAACCCGGTACAAACATCGTCGCACGCAAATGCAAATGATAATACTGCTGTGGAACCTCAGACAACAGATATTAAAACAGGTGTGGTTTCAGAAAGTAAAATACCTCAGAAGGAGAATTCAGATAAAATGCCTGTGGACTTAGATAAAACACCTGAGAATTCaaaaaaaatatctaataatCAAGCTACATCATCTAAAAATCAAGATAAGACAACAGAGAATCAAAGTAAAACATTAGAAAAACAAGATAAGATACCTGAGGATTTAGATAAAGCACCTGAAAATAAAGATAACGCTcctgaatttgaagatgtacctGAGAATCAAGGTAATGCACCCGAAAACGAAAGTAATATGCCTGAAAATGAAGGTAATGCAGGTGAGAATCTAGGTAATGCACCAGAGAATAATATAAATGATGATGAAAAGAACAAGAAGGATGCTAACGATATTAAAACAAGCACAATATCAGAAAACACCCAGAATCAAGAGAACTCTGTTAATCAAGATGAATGGAATCGTCTGGTAGATGACAAGTCTTCGTATG aTACAAATGATGTATCAGATCATGCTGTTGATACAGCAATTATGCCTGAACCTGAACAGAGGAATATCATATCTCGTTATCATAGTATAAGGTCAGGTGAAAGGTCTCATTTCTTCACCTACTTTACTGTTTTTTCCTTGATCTCCATAGCAGCATATGTAGGTTATCATAATAAACAAAAG ATACTGGCCATGGTATTGGAAGGACGAAGATCGCGAAGCAATCGTGGTAGACGACGACCAAGCACAGCTAATTACCGTAAGCTAGATTGTACGTTAGAAGAGGCAGTTACGTCACAGTGTAATGCAAATGTTACGCATGTTATATActaa